The Cygnus atratus isolate AKBS03 ecotype Queensland, Australia chromosome 2, CAtr_DNAZoo_HiC_assembly, whole genome shotgun sequence genome window below encodes:
- the FAM221A gene encoding protein FAM221A translates to MIMETILCGSTGGLRGPQATTIPQCRCVRYEQAGITRATLPEGMQIVGDDDGGKIFTPEEYEEYKRKVLPIRLQNRLYVSWRSPTGMDCKLVGPETLCFCTHRYKQHKTDYEVIPKDRPICVPCRVSRCQCQSYHYVPLNGTQPIRCRCKHFADQHSAAPGFSCNSCSKCSGFHSCFTCGCGQPTYAHETVVETKQERLAQGKPVGQDVPYAAMGGLTGFSSLAEGYVRLDDSGIGAPSAELLESPVTSMDHPFLKAFQGPSSSTQNISQIAGCSTAMMQVSHEGRSEEDDMAYFEKRYQERLKKEKAAKQTEKSPVRSKKP, encoded by the exons ATGATCATGGAAACCATCTTGTGTGGCAGCACCGGTGGGTTACGTGGGCCCCAGGCAACAACCATCCCTCAGTGCAGATGTGTCCGCTACGAGCAAGCGGGGATCACCAGAGCGACGCTTCCCGAGGGCATGCA AATTGTAGGTGATGATGACGGAGGAAAAATCTTTACCCCTGAGGAATATGAGGagtacaaaagaaaagtattacCCATTCGGTTACAGAACAGGTTGTATGTGAGCTGGAGATCACCAACTGGCATGGACTGTAAGCTTGTTGGACCAGAGACACTGTGCTTTTGTACTCACCG GTATAAACAACACAAAACGGACTACGAAGTGATTCCTAAGGACCGTCCTATTTGTGTTCCGTGTCGAGTGAGCCGCTGTCAGTGCCAGTCCTATCACTACGTTCCTCTAAATGGCACACAGCCCATCCGCTGTAGATGCAAACACTTTGCTGATCAGCACAGTGCAGCGCCTGGATTTTCGTGCAACTCTT GTTCCAAGTGTTCGGGATTTCACAGTTGCTTTACCTGTGGATGTGGTCAGCCAACGTATGCACACGAAACAGTAGTGGAAACTAAACAAGAGCGGTTAGCCCAAGGAAAGCCTGTGGGTCAAGACGTTCCTTATGCTGCTATGGGGGGACTGACTGGTTTTAGCTCACTAGCAGAGGGCTACGTGAGGCTTGATGACAGCGGAATAG GAGCTCCTTCTGCTGAACTTCTAGAATCCCCTGTAACCAGCATGGATCATCcatttctaaaagcatttcagGGACCTTCTAGTTCTACTCAAAACATCTCACAGATAGCAG gTTGTTCTACTGCCATGATGCAAGTGTCTCATGAAGGGCGTTCAGAAGAAGATGACATGGCTTATTTTGAAAAACGTTATCAGGAACGG ctgaaaaaggagAAGGCTGCTAAACAAACGGAGAAAAGTCCAGTGCGATCAAAGAAGCCATGA
- the CCDC126 gene encoding coiled-coil domain-containing protein 126, with protein MFLTFSRKNMSQKLSMFLLVFGIIWGLMLLRYTFQYPRRQSSAELRGQILDLSKRYVKALAEENKNLMNGGSGASMAGYADLKRTIAVLLDDILQRLVKLENKVDYIIVNGSATNTTNGTNNQAPVNSSKRAKAAGNIR; from the exons ATGTTTctaacattttcaagaaaaaatatgtcCCAGAAACTGAGTATGTTTTTACTGGTTTTTGGAATCATTTGGGGTTTAATGTTGCTACGCTACACTTTTCAGTATCCAAGACGTCAAAGCAGTGCCGAGTTGCGTGGTCAGATATTAGACCTAAGTAAAAGATATGTCAAAGCactggcagaagaaaataaaaatttaatgaaTGGTGGCAGTGGAGCCTCTATGGCAGGATAtg CTGATCTTAAGAGAACAATTGCAGTTCTTCTGGATGACATCTTGCAACGCCTTGTGAAATTGGAAAACAAAGTTGATTACATCATTGTGAATGGCTCAGCTACAAATACCACTAATGGAACTAACAATCAGGCACCAGTAAATTCAAGTAAACgtgcaaaagcagcaggcaaCATTAGATAG